The DNA region AGGAGGAGATGGCTCCCCTGGCTGATCTGGCCGTCGTGACGTCTGGCATCACGAAGGGTCGCCGGACGGCGGAGCCAACATTCCCGACGCCGTACCTCGCGGTCTCGAATGTTCAAGCAGGTCATCTGAAGATGGACGTCGTGAAGGAAATCGAGGCAACCACCGCTGAGATCGATCGGTACGCCCTGAAGGATGGGGATCTCGTGCTCACGGAGGGCGGCGACCCGGACAAACTGGGTCGCGGCACGGTTTGGCGTAGCGAGTTGCCACTCTGCCTTCACCAGAACCACGTCTTTCGGGTCCGCAGCCGTTCGGTGGAGCCGGACTATCTCGCGGCGTTCATGGCCAGCCGGTCAGCTCGGTCGTACTTCCTTCGAGCGGCAAAGCAAACCACGGGGATTGCGTCGATCAATATGACGCAACTCAAGGCTCTTCCAGTCCTGGTGCCGTCGGGGTCGGATCAGTCGGCCTTCGTAGAGCGGATGAAGGGAGTAGAAAGTCAACGAGTCGCCATGAAGCGGGCCATCGCGGCTAACGATGAACTCTTCGCCTCGCTCCAGGCCAGGGCTTTCAACGGGAGCCTCTGACCGTGACTGATGTGAATCCGACCGAACTCGGCATCCCGCAGTGGTGGCAGTTCATGTACCCCCTGCTCCAAGTCACTTCCGACGGCAGTGACTGGGCGCGCCGGGACCTGTACCCGGCTGTCGTCGAGCGAGCTGGCGTGCCGGATGACCTGCGCAAGCTCCAGCACAAGTCGGGCAAATACATCGCCGAGCATCGTGCGAGCTGGGCGAAGTCGGGTCTTGTGCGTGCTCGTCTGTTGCTGGCCGTCAGGCGCGGCCTGTTCCGAATCACCGACGCCGGGCGCGAGTTTCTCTCTGCACACCCCGACGGCTTCACGCTGGCCGATGTGAAGGCGTTGCCGGCCTGGGCCGAGTACGAACCTGAGCGACGACAGTCGAGTCAGTCCGCTGATGCTCCTGGTGGGGAGAGAAGCAGTGCGGAGCGTGCCCCCGACGAGCTGCTCGACCCGGTCGAGCAAATCGAGGACGGAATCGCCCGGATCGAGGCCGAGGTCGCAGCCGAGCTGCTCATGCGTCTGCACGCCAACGCGCCCGCCTTCTTCGAACAGGCGGTCCTGGACCTGATCGTGGCGATGGGTTACGGCGGCGCCGACGGCACCGCGACGCGTACCCAGCTCTCCAATGACAACGGGATTGACGGCATCGTCGACCAGGATGCCCTGGGCCTGAGCCGCGTCTACATCCAGGCCAAACGCTACGCGCTCGATGCGAGCGTCGGCCGTCCCGATATCCAGGGCTTCGTCGGCGCCCTCCACGGCGCCCAGGCCAACCAGGGCGTCTTCATCACGACGGGCCGCTTCAGCACGGGCGCGAAGGTGTACGCCGACTCAGTCGCCACCCGTGTCGTCCTCATTGACGGCGCCCGTCTCGCCCGGCTGATGATCCGCTACGGCGTCGGTGTCCAGGTCAAGCGCACCGTCCACATTGTCGAGATCGACGAGGACTTCTTCGAGTAGGCGTCCGCTACCAGCGACCAGACGCAAGGTTGGGCCATCTGCGGCGGAGCTCGGCCGCGAAATCGCTCAACTGGAGCTTCTCCAACGACGCGATGAGCCGGAGCGGAGTGAGGTGCGGCCGGGCTGACTCCGCGGACTGGCGCCAGAGGGCATGAACGACCTCCTCTGGATACAGGTCGAGCTGGTCCACGAGGAACGCGTCTGGATGTACCGCCTCGAGTTGGTGCTTCTCCATCGCTGGCTTGGGGAAGTCTTTGAGGTTGTAGGTCACCACGATCTGACAGTCGGATGCGATCGCAGCTGCCATGACGTGCCGGTCCTTCTCGTCGCACTCCATCCCGGAGACAAGATCTTCGTAGCCCGTGACCATCGCGTCGGGGAAGGCCCGGTTCATCGCGTTGACGCGGGACTCGGCCAGACTCTTTGACACCGACGGCACCTTGACCAGGTTTCTCTCCAACTCAGTCATGACATCCGCGGACCAGTGTGGGCGGAAGACCGACTGCTCAGCGATTCGGAGCAGCGTGTCAGTGAGCACGATGGGGTAGAGGACGCAGGTGTCCAGGAAGGCCGGGAAGTGCATGTCACCTCATCGGCGGAGGAGGTGCGTCGAGAACGTCGTAGAGCCCCGCCTCGTCGGCTTCCTTGGCCATCTCGTCCAACGTCGACGCACGGGTTTGCCGCACGCGTTCTGCGTACTCGATGAGATCCACCAGGCGCACGTAGCGATGCCGGTTGGGCCGGCTCATCGGGATCTCGCCGGCGTCGAGGAGACGAACCAAGGTAGGCCGCGAGACGCCCAGGTAGTCGGCAGCCTCCTGAGTCGTCAGTGATGCGTTGAGCGGCGCGACGTTGACCCCCATCCCCGCCTGAAGTGCCTGGGCGACCTGGAGTAGGACGTCATGGAGCTCTTGCGGAAGCGGAACCTCGGTGCCGTCTTCGGCAACCAGGCAAGGACCTGCGTGCGTCGGTCGAGCGAGTGCCTCGGCGAACGCACGATAGACCGCCTCGTCGGCATCGACCGCGAGGTAGGTCCGTGCATCTGTGCTTGCTGCTGAGCGTGCCATCGCGAGCTCCTCTCGAAATGCCCCGCTGTCTGGATCTCCTGTAAACGAACAAATCGAAAATCAGGATACGCGTTCATCATGACAGATGTGTCGCGAACTTCAATGATCGGAGTCGGTCGACCTGATCGTGTCGATCTGCTACGGCGTCGATGTTCAGGTCGACGGTCAGGCTGAGGCCCCGCGACCAGCCTCAGTGAGCCGCTGGCTCAGCCAATCGGGGACGTTGTCGGCTTCACGCGGAAGGTCGCGAATGTTGATGGCGTAGTTGAACACGCGGACGGGCATGCTCCAGCGGGGCTCGTCGTAGTTGAACGTTGCGCGCGTCGGCCTGGCCGTCGCCGAGGTCGGTGATGGTCCACCGGGCTGACATCCTGGTGCCGGCACCGGGTGTGTACATGACCGTGTGGAGTTCGTTGAGGAGGTCATCGACCTCGAAGGGGACGCCTTCGGGTTCGTCGATGGTGCCGTCGGGTGGCGGTCGGGCCGGGCCAACCGTTCTCCGGTACCGCCAATTGGCGAAGGACAGACCTGCGGATCCCATTTACCCCGCAGCTGTCGGTGGACTCGGGCAGTATGAAGGGACGACCTGCCCCGGGAGCTGAATGAGCAACTTCGCCTTCATCAAGGCCGAATGGCCGGCGATCCATGCTGACTGCGCGCTCGCGGAGTCCTATCTCGCAGATGACCCCAGGTCTGCTTGCTTCTACGGTCGCAGGGCCGCAGAGGTGCTGGTGGCGCACCTCTATGACGTCTTGGCGTTGCCGCGACCTTATCGCGACGACCTGTCGGCGCGAATCAACGACGCTGGCTTCAAGGCGGTGGCCGGTGTCGGAATCGCGCAGAAGCTCAACCTGATCCGCAAGGTCGGCAACACCGCTGTGCACGGCGCCAAGCCAATCGCCCGGCGCGATGCGGAGGGTGTGCTTCGCGAGCTTTTCCACGTCGTGGTGTGGGCGGCGTTCAACTACTCGACGAGCCCGTCAGCGGTGCCGACGAGGTCGCAGTTCGATCCGAAGCTGGCGACCAAGGCGAATCCTCTTTCGCATGCCGAAGTCGTGAAGCTTGCCGCGAAGTTCAAAGCGCAGGACGAAGACCTTGCGAAAGCGCTGGCCGAGAAGGACGAGCTTGCCGCTGCCAAGGACGCCGAGCTCGCGGAACTGCGGAAGCGTTTGGCCGAAGCGCAGGCAGCCAAGACGGAGCGGGACGATCACGACTACTCCGAGGCCGAGACTCGTGATCTTTTCATCGATGTGCTGCTCAGAGAGGCCGGCTGGCCGCTGGGTCATGCACGCGACCGCGAGTACGAGGTCAGCGGGATGCCGAATGCGGACGGCAAAGGCTTCGTTGACTACGTCCTGTGGGGCGATGACGGCCGCCCATTGGCGGTCGTCGAGGCCAAGCGGACCTCGAAAAGCTCCCAGGTCGGGCAGAACCAAGCCGAGCTGTATGCCTCGCGCCTGGAGGCCGAGTTCCAGCGTCGCCCGGTCATCTTCTTCACCAACGGATACGAGCACTGGATATGGGATGACGCGGCGGGATACCCACCGCGTCAGATTCAGGGCTTCTACACCCGCGAGGAACTGGAACTGATGATCCAGCGTCGGCAGACGCGCCGACCGCTGGCGCATGCCGAGGTCAACGCGGCTATTGCGGGCCGCCCGTATCAGGCGAAGGCCATCAAGGCGATCGGGGCGGCTTTAGACAGCAAGCAGCGCGAGGCCCTGCTCGTGATGGCGACAGGCGCAGGAAAGACCCGCACCGCGATCGCGCTTGTGGAACAACTGATGGCGGCCAACTGGGTCAAGCGCGTCCTCTTTCTCGCGGACCGAACGGCACTGGTGAAGCAGTCAGCGGAGTCGTTCAAGGAGCACCTCCCAGCGGCGACTACGGTCAACCTACTGAATGAGAAGTCCATTGACGGGCGGGTCTATGTCTCGACGTACCCGACGATCATGAACCTCATCAACGAGGTCGACGACCGTGGCCGACGGTTCGGACCGGGATACTTCGACTTGATCGTGATCGACGAGGCGCACCGGTCCGTATACGCGAAGTACGGTGCCATCTTCGAGTACTTCGACGCGTTGCTGGTTGGGCTCACCGCGACGCCGAAGAACGAGGTCGACCACAACACGTACCGGCTCTTTCACCTCGAGGACGGCGTCCCGACGGACGCATACGAGATCAGTGACGCCGTGAAGGACGGCTACCTGGTGCCGCCAAAGGGCGTATCGGTTGGCACCAAGTTTCTGAGGCAGGGAATCAAGTACGACGACCTGAGCCAGGACGAGAAGGACGAGTGGGACACGCTCGAGTGGGGCGAGGACGGGCCACCGCTGGAGGTCGGTGCAGAGGATCTCAACAAGTTCCTGTTCAACGAGGACACCGTCGACAAGGTCCTCGCCACTGTCATGACCGAGGGTTACAAGGTCGACAGCGGCGACCGGCTTGGCAAGACGATCATCTTTGCGAAGAATCAGGCGCACGCCGAGTTCATCCAGAAACGATTCGACATCGGTTGGCCGGAGCACGCAGGGCACTTTGCCCGCACCATCACGAACCGGACACCGTACGCACAGAACCTGATTGATGACTTCGGACAGACGCGCGAGGCGCCGCACATCGCCGTCAGCGTCGACATGCTCGACACCGGCATCGACGTCCCAGACGTTGTGAATCTGGTCTTCTTCAAGACGATCCACTCGAAGACGAAGTTCTGGCAGATGATCGGACGTGGTACGCGGCTCCGGCCCGACCTGTTCGGTCCCGGCGAGGACAAGCAGGACTTCTATGTCTTCGACTTCTGCGGCAACTTTGAGTATTTCAATGAGGATCTTCCTGGGGTCGAGGGTTCGAACCAGAAGTCGCTGATCGAGCGGATCTTCGAAGCAAGGATCGGGCTCGTTGCCGGTCTCGATGCTGCGCAGACCGAACCTGATCTGAGGCGCAAGACAGCGAAGCTCCTCCACGAGTTCGTGGCTGGAATGACTCTCGACAACGTCCTCGTGCGCCCCCACCGCAGGGCCGTCGAGCACTTCGGTGAGTCGAGAGCATGGGAGAGGCTCTCGAAGGAGGATGCGGGGATAGCGCTCGGGCTGGCGGGACTGCCGACCGCGGTCTCGTCCGCAGACGCCGACGTCGATGCGAAGCGTTTTGACCTTTTGATCCTGAGACGTCAGTTGGCGCAGCTTGAAGGTGACCTGGTGGCTGCCGAGAGGCTTCGGGAGACGACTCAGGTCATCGCGGAGGCGCTCCTCTCTAAGGCCTCGATCCCTTCCGTGGCCGAACAGATCAAGTTGCTGGAGCACGTGGCCGGGGAGGAATGGTGGGTCGACGTCACGCTGCCGATGCTCGAGCTCGCCCGGCTGAGGATTCGGGGTCTCGTACGGTTCGTCGACAAGGCGAAGAAGAAGCCGGTCTACTCCGACTTTGAGGACCAACTCGGAGAGGCGAAGGAGATCGTACTTCCGGTCGTCACACCGGGAACGAACTTCGAGCGGTTCCGTGCCAAGGCAGCGGCGTACCTCCGGGATCATGAGGACCATGTCGCTCTGCAGCGGCTTCGACGCAACAAGCAGTTGACGCCTGAGGACCTCGATTCGCTCGAAGATATGCTGCTGGCATCCGGGGTCGGACAGCGCGCCGACATCTTGTTCGCTGCTGAAGAGTCGAATGGGCTGGGACTCTTCATCCGCTCGCTCGTCGGCCTCGATCGGGCTGCGGCGACGGAGGCTTTCGCGGACTACCTGGATGGCTCCAAGTTCGATGTCGATCAAATCCGCTTCGTCGATCTAATCATCGATGAACTCACCGCCAACGGCGTGATGGAACCAGGTCGGCTCTTCGAGCCGCCCTACACCGACCATGCGCCAACAGGACCGGATGTGTTCTTCCCAGACGCTCAGGTGGACGACATCGTCGGCATCCTTCGTGCCGTGAAGAGTCACGCCTCGCCAACAGAAGTGGCTTAGCCGGCAGAAATCGGCCGTTCGATCCCGGCATGATGACGGCCATGACTCAGCGTTCCTCCGTCGCCATCACCCATGCGTACGTCGTCCCGATCTCGGGCGAGCCGATCGAGAACGGCACGGTCGTGATCGAGGACGGTGTGATCACGGCGGTGGGCGCCGACGTCGTCGTGCCCGACGGCATCGACACCGTCGACGCGGCGGGCAAGTGGCTGCTCCCGGGGTTCATCGAGGGACACGGCCACATCGGCACCCACGAGCAGGGCGAGGGCTGGGCCGGGGACGACACCAACGAGATGACCGACCCGGACGGCGCGTCCCTCCGGGCGATCGACGCGATCAACATCGAGGACGAGGGCTTCCGCGACGCCCTCGCCGGCGGGGTGACCACCGCGGTGATCAAGCCCGGGTCCGGCAACCCGATCGGCGGCCAGACGGTCGCGATCAAGACCTGGGGCGGCCGGACCATCGACGAGCAGGTCGTCTCCGACGCGGTCTCGGTCAAGAGCGCCCTCGGCGAGAACCCCAAGCGTGTCTACGGCAATCAGAACAAGACCCCGTCGACCCGGCTCGGCGTCGCCAACATCATCCGGAAGGCCTTCGTCGAGGCCCAGAACTACGCCGCCAAGAAGGCCTCCGCCGAGGAGAAGGGCGAGCCGTTCGACCGCGACCTGGGCAAGGAGACGCTCGCCCGCGTCCTCTCCGGCGAGCTCGCCTGGGACCAGCACACCCACCGCGCCGACGACATCGCCACCGCCATCCGGCTGAGCGAGGAGTTCGGCTACCGCCTCGTGGTCAACCACGGCACCGAGGGCCACCTCCTCGCCGACGTGCTCGCCGAGAAGGACATCCCGGTCATCTACGGCCCCATGTTCGTGAGCCGCTCGAAGGTCGAGGTGCGCAACCGCGCCAACCGCAACATCGCCGCCATGGCCGCCGCCGGCGTGCGGGTGGCGATCACCACCGACCACCCGGTCATCCCGATCAACTTCCTGGTCCACCAGGCCTCCTTCGCCGTACGCGACGGCCTCCCGCGCGACACCGCCCTGGCCGCGATCACCACGAACCCGGCGAGCTTCCTGGGTCTCGACGACCGCGTCGGCGCGATCGCGCCCGGGCTCGACGGTGACGTGGTGATCTGGTCCGGCGACCCGCTCGACACCGACCACCGCGCCGAGCGCGTCTTCATCACCGGGACCGAGGTCTACAGCTGGGACGGCGAGGCCGATGCGGGGCGCGGCGGCGGGAGCACGCGTGAGCGCGCGACGCGGTTCGGGATCTGAGGATGCGCAACGAACCCCGGACGGAGCACGTACTCGAGGTCATGACCCCCACCCAGAACAGCACCGGCACCGACAAGCGCACCCTCCGCCCCGCGGCGTACCTGCTGCCCGTCCTGGCGCTGACGCTGGCCCCGATGATCGCCGGATGTGGCTCCGAGGCGACCGACCCAGGCGCTAACGTGTCTGACGTGCCGACAACGTCTGACCCGACCCCCGCCGAGGATCCGAAGGTCGCCGCCGCGATCGCCGACCTGGCCAAGCGCCAGGGGGTGAAGAGCGAGGAGATCACCGTCGTCTCGAACGACAAGGTGACCTGGCGCGACGCCAGCCTCGGCTGCCCCGAGCCCGGGAAGATGTACGCGATGGTCCTGACCGACGGCGTGCGCGTCGTGCTCGAGGCGGCCGGGAAGACCTACGAGTACCACGGCGGCGAGAGCGGCCCGGTGAGCTTCTGCGAGAACCCGCAGGAGCCGGTCCCCGGTGGGGGAAGCAGTGACGCTCCCCAGTGAGGGTGCCCACGCGGGGCACGGCGACGCCGAGGAGCGGGCAGAAGGCCTGAACAACCGGCTCAACTGGCTGCGTGCGGGCGTCCTCGGAGCCAACGACGGCATCGTCTCCACCGCAGGTGTGGTGATGGGCGTCGCGGGCGCGACCACCGATGACAGCACGATCCTCATCGCCGGCGTCGCCGCCCTGGTGGCCGGCGCGATCAGCATGGCGGCGGGGGAGTACGTCTCCGTCTCGACCCAGCGCGACACCGAGGAGTCGCTGATCGCCAAGGAGCGTCGCGAGCTGCGGGAGATGCCCGAGGAGGAGCTCCACGAGCTCGAGGGCTTCCTGCGCGACCGCGGACTCGAGCCCGACACCGCCGTCGACGTCGCCAAGCAGCTCACCGAGCGCGACGCGCTGCGCGCCCACGCGGCCCTGGAGCTCGGCATCGACGTCGACGACCTCACCTCGCCGTGGGCCGCGGCTGGTGCGTCGATGATCTCGTTCACGCTCGGGGCGCTGCTGCCGCTGCTGGCGATCACGCTCCTCCCCGACGGAGCCCGCATCTGGGCGACGATCCTCACGGTCACCGCCGCGCTCGCCGTCACCGGCTGGACCAGCGCACGCCTCGGCTACGCGCCGCCCGGCCGGGCGGCGCTGCGCAACGTCGCCGGCGGCCTGCTCGCGATGCTGGTCACCTACGTCCTCGGCGACCTCCTCGGCACACAACTCGGGTGACCCGGCCCCTGCCGCCGGGCACAATGGGCATCGATGAATCGAATGTTCGTGGCGGTGATCCCGCCGGAGTCGGTGATCGAGGATCTCGACGAGTTCTTGTCCGTACGCCGCGACGCGGCCGCCTTCCGCTGGTCGGCGCCCGACCAGCTCCACCTGACGCTCGCCTTCGCCGAGCACGTCCCGGACAGGTCCCTCGATGACGCGATCGAGCGGCTGGAGACGGCCGCGGGGCGGCGTACGCCCTTCGAGCTGACCATCACGGGCGGCGGCGCCTTCCCCAACGTGGCCGAGGGCAAGGTCCTCTACGCCGACGTCGAGACCGATGCCGCCGAGGAGCTCGACCGGGTCGCCGCTGGGACCAGGAATGCCCTGGTCAAGGCCGGGGTCGAGGTCGACGGCGGACGGTTCCGACCCCACCTGACGGTCGCCCGGACCGGCACGCCGGTGGAGCTCAGCAACTGGGTGCGGCTGCTCGATGCGTACCGTGGCCCGACCTGGACGGTCTCCTCCTTCGCGCTGGTCCACTCCCGGCTCGGCGAGGACCCGCGGAAGCGTCCGGTCTACGACGTCGTAGCAGAGTTTCCCTTCGGCTGAAGCGGAAGCCCCGGGCGGTAACGGGCAGGATCCGGGGTCGCTACCGTGTGCGGCTCGTTCTGACCTGACCCAGAGGAGAACCGGACATGAGTCGTCGAGTGGGGCGCAACGCCTACACCGGACTTTTCAACGACGTCGTGCTGCTGGCCGCCCGTGTGGTGGTCGGCGGGATCTTCGTCGCGCACGGCTGGCAGAAGTACGACCAGGGCTTCGCCGGCACCGAGCAGTTCCTGGGCGGACTGGGGGTGCCGGAGCCCGCTCTCGCCGCTCAGGTGGCGACGTATGTCGAGCTCGTCGGCGGGGCGCTGCTGGTCGTCGGCCTCGTCGCCCCGATCGCCGGGGTGCTGCTCGCGGGCCAGATGGCCGGCGCGATCTGGTACGCCCACCGCACCACGGAGGTCTTTGTCGACCAGGGCGGCTGGGAGCTCCCCGCCGCGCTCGGCGCCGCCGCTCTCGTGCTCGGCCTGGTCGCCCCCGGCCGGATCACCCTCGACCAGCTCCTCACCTGGCCCTTCAAGGCCGTCGCCGCCAAGCGGCGCGCCCGGAACGCCGAGGCGGCCGAGGCCGAGACCGTCGAGGCCCAGCCGTACGTCGAGGAGAAGGTCACCATCAAGGCCTGACCCTCCGCCTCCCGGCGGGGCGGCTCAGCCCGCGACGCCGTAGAGCCGGTCGCCGGCGTCACCGAGGCCGGGGACGATGTAGCCCTTCTCGTTGAGCTTCTCGTCCATGGCCGCGGTGACGACCCGGACCGGGGCCTCGATGCCGTCGAGGGCCTTCTCCAGGGCGGCGACGCCCTCGGGGGCGGCCAGGAGGGTGACGGCGGTGATGTCGTCGGCGCCGCGCGAGACCAGGAAGTCGATCGCCGCGGCGAGGGTGCCGCCGGTGGCCAGCATCGGGTCGACCACGTAGCACTGCCGCCCGGAGAGATCGGCGGGGAGACGCTCGGCGTACGTCGTCGCCTCCAGCGTCTCCTCGTTGCGGACCATGCCGAGGAAGCCGACCTCGGCGGTCGGCAGCAGTCGGATCATCCCGTCGAGCATCCCGAGACCGGCCCGGAGGATCGGGACGATCAGCGGCTGCGGGTCGGTGAGGCGTACGCCCTGGGTCGGCGCCACCGGGGTCACGATGTCGACCGGAGCGACCCGCACGCCGCGGGTCGCCTCGTAGGCGAGCAGCGTGACGAGCTCATCGGCGAGACGACGGAAAGTCGACGAGTCGGTCTCTTTGTTGCGCAGCGTGGTGAGCTTGTGGGCGACGAGGGGGTGGTCCACAACGAGGGTCTCCATGGGCTGAACCCTACGATCGGTTCGCCCTCCGGTCACCAATTCCCCCTAGACCCGGGGCGGTTTCGGTGTCACTCTGGTCGTGTGTCTGATCAGCTGGAGCAGATCGAGGGTGTTGACTTCGCCGTCGCGATGTATCGCGAGGACGGCGCCTGGGTTGTGCGCGAGCTCGCTCACGACCTGCTGACCGACGTCGAGACTCTGACGCACGCGCTCCACCGCTTCCCAGGCGATGGTGGCGCGATCGCGATGGCGGCGATCGACGAGGACTTCTTCGTGATCGTCCGGGTCACCGGCGCCGCGACCAGGGTGCTGCTCTCCGACGTGACGGCCGCCGACGAGTGGGAGCTGGCGGCGTCGGCTCTCGACGTGCTCGGACTTCCGCTGCCGGAAGAGGTCGAGGACGAGGAGGAGGCCGACCCTGCCGGTGACCTCAGCATCCTCGCCGACTTCGGGATGAGCGCGGTCGACATGGGCATCCTGATCGACGACATGTTCGAGGAAGACCTCTACCCCGACGAGACGCTCTCCGAGATCGCCCGGGCGATCGGCTGCGGCGAGGCCTTCGACGACGCCGTCGGCCTCATGCCGGCGTGACACCTGCCAACCGATGGGAAGCCCCGATGCGGGCAGCCCTGGAGGAGGGCCGTGCTGCCCTGGCGACCGGTGACGTGCCGATCGGCGCGGTCGTGGTCGATCCTTCCGGTGCGGTGATCGGACGCGGGAGGAACGTACGCGAGGCCGAGGCCGACCCGACCGGACATGCCGAGGTGGTGGCGCTGCGTGAGGCGGCCAAGGCGCGGGGCGAGTGGCGGCTGGAGGGCTGCACACTCGTGGTGACCCTGGAGCCGTGCACGATGTGCGCCGGGGCCGCGGTCCTGGCCAGGGTCGAGCGGATCGTCTTCGGCGCCTTCGACGACAAGGCCGGGGCCGTGGGCTCGCTCTGGGACGTCGTACGCGACCGCCGGCTCAACCACCGCCCCGAGGTCGTCGCGGGGCTGTTGGCCGAGGAGCAGCGCGCGTTGCTGGAGGATTTCTTCGGAGCCCAGCGAGGCGCCCCCGATTTCGGCGAAGACCCCCCGAGGTTGTAACTTATTCGGCGGTGACGTGTCCGAGCGGCCGATGGTGCAACACTCGAAATGTTGTGTAGGGAGACCTACCGTGGGTTCAAATCCCACCGTCACCGCCAGTCAGACAAGGGCGCTTGACCTGCGACAACGCAGATCAAGCGCCCTTGCTGCGTTTCGGAGCATCCAGCCGAGCCAGAGGCGGGCCGGGTCGGCCACTTGAAACGTTTGCGGCTCACCGCGGCTCGGCGCCCCCTATAGTCCGGACGGACATCCTGCCCGCGACCCCCACTGGAGCTCCGGCGTGCCCCTGTTTCCCTTCCCCCGCGCGGTCGTGTCGATGGTCGCGATGGTGGCGATCTTCCTGGGCGGGTGGGCGGTCCAGCAGACCCCGGGCAACCTCGCCGACATGGTCCGGTCGCCGTTCACCTGGGTGGCGCTGATGTTCCTGGGGATCGGGATCGCGACCGAACTGCCGGTCTCCCGTCACCAGCGCTGGGGCCGCGCACTCGTCACGGTCCTCGACCAGGCGGGGGAGCCGGCCGGCTACGGGTTCGTCGTCTCGCCGAAGCGGATCCTGACCACCCGGCGGGTGGCCGAGGCCGCGGTCGGCGCCGGCGACCTCGACCGCGACACGATCCGGGTGCGGTTCCCGCACGT from Nocardioides luteus includes:
- a CDS encoding tRNA adenosine deaminase-associated protein, with product MSDQLEQIEGVDFAVAMYREDGAWVVRELAHDLLTDVETLTHALHRFPGDGGAIAMAAIDEDFFVIVRVTGAATRVLLSDVTAADEWELAASALDVLGLPLPEEVEDEEEADPAGDLSILADFGMSAVDMGILIDDMFEEDLYPDETLSEIARAIGCGEAFDDAVGLMPA
- a CDS encoding DoxX family protein — protein: MSRRVGRNAYTGLFNDVVLLAARVVVGGIFVAHGWQKYDQGFAGTEQFLGGLGVPEPALAAQVATYVELVGGALLVVGLVAPIAGVLLAGQMAGAIWYAHRTTEVFVDQGGWELPAALGAAALVLGLVAPGRITLDQLLTWPFKAVAAKRRARNAEAAEAETVEAQPYVEEKVTIKA
- a CDS encoding nucleoside deaminase encodes the protein MRAALEEGRAALATGDVPIGAVVVDPSGAVIGRGRNVREAEADPTGHAEVVALREAAKARGEWRLEGCTLVVTLEPCTMCAGAAVLARVERIVFGAFDDKAGAVGSLWDVVRDRRLNHRPEVVAGLLAEEQRALLEDFFGAQRGAPDFGEDPPRL
- the thpR gene encoding RNA 2',3'-cyclic phosphodiesterase, which codes for MNRMFVAVIPPESVIEDLDEFLSVRRDAAAFRWSAPDQLHLTLAFAEHVPDRSLDDAIERLETAAGRRTPFELTITGGGAFPNVAEGKVLYADVETDAAEELDRVAAGTRNALVKAGVEVDGGRFRPHLTVARTGTPVELSNWVRLLDAYRGPTWTVSSFALVHSRLGEDPRKRPVYDVVAEFPFG
- the upp gene encoding uracil phosphoribosyltransferase, yielding METLVVDHPLVAHKLTTLRNKETDSSTFRRLADELVTLLAYEATRGVRVAPVDIVTPVAPTQGVRLTDPQPLIVPILRAGLGMLDGMIRLLPTAEVGFLGMVRNEETLEATTYAERLPADLSGRQCYVVDPMLATGGTLAAAIDFLVSRGADDITAVTLLAAPEGVAALEKALDGIEAPVRVVTAAMDEKLNEKGYIVPGLGDAGDRLYGVAG